In Pyrus communis chromosome 15, drPyrComm1.1, whole genome shotgun sequence, the genomic stretch TACCCTTTTGGAAGTCAATGGTGCGAAAACTAGCATTCACTCTGAAGGTGTTTCTTCACATCTTAGAAGGGATCGGGTAGATAAGAAATCTGAAGAGGCCACATTTGTGAATACAGACAGCATAAGATTGACGGGGAGCGCAAGATTTGAGGTGTATGACAAAGAAGATCTCATCCTATCTGGGGTGTTAGAGATGTCTAATAGCAACGGTTTCGTTGGGGAATCAAAAAACAATGCCAAGCGATGGAGCATGAATTGTGAATCAGATATCAGTGCTTGTACTGGATTTTTGAAAGGGAAACATCTTGGTGGCACTGAATTACCTGCACCAACCATTGAAGTCTACATCACAGGGTGCTTCTCCGGCACACCGATCATCTTAACCAAGACCCTGCAGCTTCATTTTAGAAAGAAACACAATAAGAAGAGCATGTTGGACGCTATACCCGAATACGAGACAACCGAATGCCAGAAAGATGTCTCGCCCGGAGTTGATATGGAGGTACAtattgaaactattttttttgtattaaaaatttgaaactcaAATTGGCCGGTGCTTTGCCATAGTTGCATTCATCTGGTATCTTAGGGCAGTGTTGATACATGGATGTTGTAAGGGACCTGGTTCATCTAATGCCTCAGTCCAGGGTGggtttttctttgttataaGGCGGAAAATTCTTTGAAGTTTAATTTCCAGTCATTGTAGTATTTTATATCGAAAATTTTACAGTGCATTGGTGTCCGCTTCAGTGGATGGCTGGATTTGCCTGCTCTAATCTAAGCAGTCAATCTAGCCGTCCATAAAACCAGTGCATCACATGCACCGGTGTACTGTAGGACTCCTTTGATAGATGAGGTATTGAACAATTTCTTCGTTTTCGGGAAGCAGGCAGGGGCTTCAGTGATCTAAAACTATATAGCGGTAGGGTGAAATTGTTCGTTTTGTCAACCCCTTCTTGCGGGCCTTGTGACTGCCTGCCTGTGCTTCCTGCCCGGATTATTCCTTATTAAACAAGGACTTGCAAACATAACCTTATCTTATGGCACATGGATATCATGGGTAGGGCACAGTTTCCAAGTTATTAGGTTGTATTCAATTTGCccgttttgttttctttttcatatccTTGTTTTTCTGGAGTTCGACTTACATTGGCCTCATCCATCGACACGTGGGGATGGTCCGTTGTTGCAGGCCCCACATTCTTCTTGATAGTTGTAGACAGTATTCTGAAGGTTATATTGGCACCATTTTATTACCTTTGGGATCTTGATAAGTTGGTTGTTGTAATTTACCCCGGTTAAGATGGCACTCGTGAATTTGTTCCATTGGTTTTTATCACTTG encodes the following:
- the LOC137717532 gene encoding uncharacterized protein At1g01500-like produces the protein MDGPRNGEVENHALQIIRYSPYQPRSNMSSSWFDLRVFYVRISNFKVDDSTPKFLTLHHIPVSPDTLLEVNGAKTSIHSEGVSSHLRRDRVDKKSEEATFVNTDSIRLTGSARFEVYDKEDLILSGVLEMSNSNGFVGESKNNAKRWSMNCESDISACTGFLKGKHLGGTELPAPTIEVYITGCFSGTPIILTKTLQLHFRKKHNKKSMLDAIPEYETTECQKDVSPGVDMEVAEYRPENEEEYNNMYWRRTEYMDGEDGELSWFNAGVRVGVGIGLGVCLGVGIGVGLLVRTYQTTTRTFKRRML